A window of Streptomyces sp. SAI-127 contains these coding sequences:
- a CDS encoding sodium-translocating pyrophosphatase — MAGLSTPDQLDQPTTTLAAAVLTDDNRVLIAVIAVVALAALVVAGVLVRQVLAAGEGTDSMKKIAKAIQEGANAYLARQLRTLGVFAVVVFFLLMLLPADDWNQRAGRSVFFLIGAAFSAATGYIGMWLAVRSNVRVAAAAREATPAEGEPEKDLTAVSHKAMKIAFRTGGVVGMFTVGLGLLGASCVVLVYAADAPKVLEGFGLGAALIAMFMRVGGGIFTKAADVGADLVGKVEQGIPEDDPRNAATIADNVGDNVGDCAGMAADLFESYAVTLVAALILGKAAFGDAGLAFPLLVPAIGVITAMIGIFAVAPRRSDRSGMSAINRGFFISAVISLVLVAIAVFVYLPGTYADLDGVTDTAISGRDGDPRILALVAVAIGILLAAVIQQLTGYFTETNRRPVQDIGKSSLTGPATVVLAGISIGLESAVYTALLIGLGVYGAFLLGGTSIMLALFAVALAGTGLLTTVGVIVAMDTFGPVSDNAQGIAEMSGDVEGAGAQVLTNLDAVGNTTKAITKGIAIATAVLAASALFGSYRDAITTGAQDVGEKLSGDGAPMSLMMDISQPNNLVGLIAGAAVVFLFSGLAINAVSRSAGSVVYEVRRQFRDHPGIMDYSEEPEYGKVVDICTKDALRELTTPGLLAVLAPIFIGFTLGVGALGAFLAGAIGAGTLMAVFLANSGGAWDNAKKLVEDGHHGGKGSEAHAATVIGDTVGDPFKDTAGPAINPLLKVMNLVALLIAPAVIKFSYGEDKSIGVRIFIAVVAFLVIAGAVYVSKRRGIAVGDEDNEKKVAKSVDPAVVS; from the coding sequence ATGGCGGGGCTTTCTACCCCTGATCAGTTGGACCAGCCCACAACAACCCTCGCGGCCGCGGTGCTCACCGACGACAACCGGGTGCTGATCGCGGTCATCGCGGTCGTCGCCCTGGCGGCGCTCGTGGTGGCGGGGGTCCTGGTACGCCAGGTGCTCGCGGCCGGCGAGGGCACCGACAGCATGAAGAAGATCGCGAAGGCCATCCAGGAAGGCGCGAACGCCTATCTGGCACGCCAGTTGCGCACGCTCGGCGTATTCGCCGTCGTCGTGTTCTTCCTGCTCATGCTGCTGCCCGCGGACGACTGGAATCAGCGCGCAGGCCGATCCGTGTTCTTCTTGATCGGCGCCGCGTTCTCGGCGGCCACCGGCTATATCGGCATGTGGCTCGCCGTGCGCAGCAATGTGCGTGTGGCCGCGGCGGCGCGAGAAGCCACTCCGGCGGAAGGTGAGCCGGAAAAGGATCTCACCGCCGTCTCCCACAAAGCCATGAAGATCGCTTTCCGTACGGGTGGCGTGGTCGGCATGTTCACGGTGGGGCTCGGTCTGCTGGGCGCCTCCTGTGTGGTGCTGGTCTACGCGGCCGACGCGCCGAAGGTCCTGGAGGGTTTCGGTCTCGGCGCGGCGCTCATCGCGATGTTCATGAGGGTCGGCGGCGGCATCTTCACCAAGGCCGCCGACGTCGGCGCCGACCTGGTCGGCAAGGTCGAGCAGGGCATCCCGGAGGACGACCCGCGCAACGCCGCGACCATCGCCGACAACGTGGGCGACAACGTCGGCGACTGCGCGGGCATGGCGGCCGACCTCTTCGAGTCGTACGCCGTGACCCTGGTCGCCGCGCTGATCCTCGGCAAGGCGGCCTTCGGCGACGCCGGACTCGCCTTCCCGTTGCTCGTCCCGGCGATCGGCGTGATCACCGCGATGATCGGCATCTTCGCGGTCGCGCCGCGCCGCTCCGACCGCAGCGGCATGTCCGCGATCAACCGCGGGTTCTTCATCTCCGCGGTGATCTCGCTCGTGCTGGTGGCGATCGCCGTCTTCGTCTACCTCCCGGGGACGTACGCCGACCTCGACGGCGTCACCGACACGGCGATCAGCGGAAGGGACGGCGATCCGCGGATCCTCGCGCTCGTCGCCGTGGCGATCGGCATCCTGCTCGCCGCCGTCATCCAGCAGCTGACCGGCTACTTCACCGAGACCAACCGCCGCCCGGTCCAGGACATCGGCAAGAGCTCGCTCACAGGGCCCGCCACCGTCGTCCTCGCCGGTATCTCGATCGGTCTCGAGTCGGCCGTCTACACCGCCCTGCTGATCGGCCTCGGCGTGTACGGGGCGTTCCTGCTCGGCGGTACCTCGATCATGCTGGCGCTGTTCGCGGTCGCGCTGGCCGGCACCGGCCTGCTCACCACGGTCGGTGTGATCGTCGCCATGGACACCTTCGGGCCGGTCTCCGACAACGCGCAGGGCATCGCCGAGATGTCCGGCGACGTCGAAGGCGCGGGCGCACAGGTGCTCACCAACCTGGACGCCGTCGGCAACACCACCAAGGCCATCACCAAGGGCATCGCCATCGCCACCGCGGTCCTCGCGGCATCGGCGCTCTTCGGGTCGTACCGCGACGCGATCACGACCGGCGCGCAGGACGTCGGCGAGAAGCTCAGCGGGGACGGCGCGCCGATGAGCCTGATGATGGACATCTCGCAGCCCAACAACCTCGTCGGCCTGATCGCCGGCGCGGCGGTCGTCTTCCTCTTCTCGGGGCTGGCGATCAACGCGGTGTCGAGGTCGGCGGGTTCCGTTGTGTACGAGGTGCGGCGGCAGTTCCGCGACCATCCCGGGATCATGGACTACAGCGAGGAGCCGGAATACGGCAAGGTCGTCGACATCTGCACCAAGGACGCCCTGCGCGAACTCACCACGCCCGGTCTGCTCGCCGTGCTGGCGCCGATCTTCATCGGGTTCACCCTCGGTGTCGGCGCGCTCGGCGCGTTCCTCGCCGGCGCGATCGGCGCGGGCACCCTGATGGCTGTCTTCCTGGCCAACTCCGGCGGTGCCTGGGACAACGCCAAGAAGCTCGTCGAGGACGGTCACCACGGCGGCAAGGGCAGCGAGGCCCATGCCGCGACGGTGATCGGCGACACCGTCGGCGACCCCTTCAAGGACACCGCAGGGCCCGCGATCAACCCGCTGCTGAAGGTGATGAACCTGGTGGCACTGCTGATCGCCCCGGCGGTGATCAAGTTCAGCTACGGCGAGGACAAGAGCATCGGCGTACGGATCTTCATCGCCGTCGTCGCCTTCCTCGTGATCGCCGGTGCGGTCTACGTCTCCAAGCGGCGCGGCATCGCCGTGGGTGACGAAGACAACGAGAAGAAGGTGGCCAAGTCGGTGGATCCCGCGGTGGTTTCGTAG
- a CDS encoding ATP-binding protein, which produces MATVELRFSALPEHVRTARLVAAAVARRSGVDEAVLDEVRLAVGEACSRAVGLHQSGGISAPVQVLLIDEEKQFSIEVGDEAPRSAPGDRAPGALGEDPDMETEEDEMGLAVISGLVDDVEVTAGEHGGQIRMTWPTTPPAAVLP; this is translated from the coding sequence ATGGCCACCGTTGAACTCCGTTTCAGCGCGCTGCCCGAGCACGTCAGGACCGCCCGACTGGTGGCGGCAGCGGTGGCGCGCAGGTCCGGAGTGGACGAGGCCGTCCTCGACGAGGTCAGACTCGCTGTCGGCGAGGCCTGCTCTCGTGCTGTCGGACTGCACCAGAGCGGCGGCATCAGCGCGCCGGTCCAGGTGCTGCTGATCGATGAGGAGAAGCAGTTCTCCATCGAGGTCGGCGACGAGGCGCCGCGTTCGGCCCCGGGCGACCGGGCTCCGGGCGCCCTGGGTGAGGACCCCGACATGGAGACCGAGGAGGACGAGATGGGCCTCGCGGTCATCAGCGGTCTCGTCGACGATGTCGAGGTCACCGCGGGAGAGCACGGCGGACAGATCCGTATGACCTGGCCGACCACGCCGCCGGCCGCAGTGCTCCCCTGA
- the bldG gene encoding anti-sigma factor antagonist BldG has translation MDLSLSTETIGDRTIVRVGGEIDVYTAPKLREQLVELVNDGSFHLVVDMEGVDFLDSTGLGVLVGGLKRVRAHEGSLRLVCNQERILKIFRITGLTKVFPIHTSVEEAVAATD, from the coding sequence GTGGACCTGTCTCTGTCGACCGAAACCATCGGCGATCGCACGATCGTCAGGGTCGGTGGCGAAATCGACGTATATACCGCGCCCAAGCTGCGCGAGCAGCTGGTCGAGCTGGTGAATGACGGCAGTTTCCACCTTGTCGTCGACATGGAGGGCGTGGACTTCCTCGACTCCACCGGGCTCGGCGTACTGGTCGGCGGACTGAAGCGCGTGCGTGCCCATGAGGGCTCGCTGCGCCTGGTCTGCAACCAGGAGCGCATTCTCAAGATCTTTCGTATCACCGGCCTCACCAAGGTGTTCCCGATCCACACCTCGGTCGAGGAAGCGGTGGCGGCGACCGACTGA
- a CDS encoding DEAD/DEAH box helicase, whose amino-acid sequence MAFNHLPAGVHDALVPLSVTPVTHSVPMAKNLRSDRPSTDAGPRPTPSTVLDRLAAGPSRAARITHTEHLPPREGRHAVWPDRIRSEIIAAVQACGIEHPWAHQARAAEHALDGESVVVATGTASGKSLAYLVPVLSTLLDGSEAPNGRGATTLYLSPTKALAADQCRSVKELSQPLGNSVRPAVYDGDTPFEEREWIRQYANYVLTNPDMLHRGILPSHSRWSSFLKALKYVVIDECHTYRGVFGSHVAQVLRRLRRLCARYGASPVFLLASATAAEPSVAARRLTGLPVVEVADDASPRGELVFALWEPPLTEMQGEKGAPVRRTATAETADLLTDLAVQGVRSVAFVRSRRGAELISVIAQERLAEVGRSLARRVAAYRGGYLPEERRALEQALHSGELLGLAATTALELGIDVSGLDAVLISGYPGTRASLWQQAGRAGRAGQGALAILVARDDPLDTFLVHHPEALFDQPVESTVLDPDNPYVLAPHLCAAAAELPLTDEDMELFGPETENLLGQLESAKLLRRRTKAWHWTRRERAADLTDIRGEGGRPIQIVESGTGRLLGTVDAGSAHTSVHEGAVHLHQGRTYLVRSLDLEDSVALVEEASPSYSTVARDTTSIAVLETDVEVPWGEGRLCYGSVEVTNQVVSFLRRRLITGEVLGETKLDLPPRTLRTRAVWWTVTEDQLDEARINPEILGGALHAAEHASIGLLPLFATCDRWDIGGVSIPLHPDTLLPTVFVYDGHPGGAGFAERAFHTARAWLTATRQAIASCECDAGCPSCIQSPKCGNGNDPLHKRGAVRLLTVLLRGAPEEGAEAELPGPPEEEEEEEEEEELPGPPEERAQPGLTGAPADRTAPRAP is encoded by the coding sequence ATGGCATTCAATCACTTACCGGCAGGCGTGCACGACGCCTTGGTCCCATTGTCCGTCACGCCAGTGACACACTCGGTGCCGATGGCCAAGAATCTCCGATCCGATCGACCCTCGACGGACGCCGGTCCCCGCCCCACGCCGAGCACGGTCCTGGACCGGCTCGCCGCCGGGCCGAGCCGGGCTGCGCGCATCACTCATACGGAGCACTTGCCCCCACGTGAGGGTCGCCATGCCGTCTGGCCCGACCGGATCCGCTCGGAGATCATCGCGGCCGTCCAGGCCTGCGGCATCGAGCACCCCTGGGCCCATCAGGCACGCGCGGCCGAACACGCCCTGGACGGCGAGTCGGTCGTCGTCGCCACCGGCACCGCCTCCGGCAAGTCCCTGGCGTACCTCGTGCCGGTCCTCTCCACGCTCCTGGACGGCTCGGAGGCCCCGAACGGCCGCGGCGCCACCACGCTCTACCTGTCCCCGACGAAGGCCCTGGCGGCGGACCAGTGCCGCTCGGTGAAGGAACTTTCACAACCGCTGGGCAATTCCGTACGCCCTGCGGTCTACGACGGCGACACGCCGTTCGAGGAACGTGAATGGATCCGCCAGTACGCCAACTACGTGCTGACCAACCCGGACATGCTGCACCGCGGGATACTCCCGTCCCACTCCCGCTGGTCCTCCTTCCTGAAGGCGCTCAAGTACGTCGTCATCGACGAGTGCCACACCTACCGGGGCGTGTTCGGCTCCCACGTCGCCCAGGTGCTGCGCCGGCTGCGCCGCCTCTGCGCCCGCTACGGCGCCTCCCCCGTCTTCCTGCTGGCCTCCGCGACCGCCGCCGAACCGTCGGTGGCCGCCCGCCGCCTCACCGGCCTCCCCGTGGTCGAGGTCGCCGACGACGCCTCACCGCGTGGCGAACTGGTGTTTGCCCTCTGGGAGCCCCCGCTCACCGAGATGCAGGGCGAGAAGGGCGCCCCGGTCCGCCGTACGGCCACCGCCGAGACGGCGGATCTCCTCACCGATCTCGCCGTACAGGGCGTGCGCTCGGTCGCCTTCGTCCGCTCCCGGCGCGGCGCCGAGCTGATCTCCGTGATCGCCCAGGAGCGGCTGGCGGAGGTCGGCCGCTCCCTGGCCCGCCGTGTGGCGGCGTACCGCGGCGGCTATCTCCCGGAGGAGCGCCGCGCCCTGGAACAGGCCCTGCATTCAGGAGAGTTGCTGGGCCTGGCCGCCACGACCGCCCTGGAACTCGGCATCGACGTCTCGGGGCTGGACGCGGTACTGATCTCCGGCTACCCCGGCACCCGCGCGTCCCTGTGGCAGCAGGCGGGCCGGGCGGGACGAGCCGGCCAGGGGGCGCTGGCGATCCTGGTGGCCCGCGACGACCCCCTGGACACCTTCCTCGTCCACCACCCCGAGGCCCTCTTCGACCAGCCGGTGGAGTCCACGGTCCTCGACCCCGACAACCCGTACGTCCTCGCCCCGCATCTGTGCGCGGCCGCGGCGGAACTGCCGTTGACGGACGAGGACATGGAGTTGTTCGGACCGGAGACCGAGAACTTGTTGGGGCAACTGGAGTCCGCGAAGCTCCTGCGCCGCCGCACCAAGGCCTGGCACTGGACCCGCCGGGAGCGGGCCGCCGACCTCACCGACATCCGCGGGGAGGGCGGTCGTCCCATCCAGATCGTCGAGTCGGGCACGGGCCGCCTCCTCGGCACGGTCGACGCGGGTTCCGCCCACACCAGCGTCCACGAGGGCGCGGTTCACCTCCATCAGGGCCGTACGTATCTGGTCCGGTCGTTGGACCTGGAGGACTCGGTGGCGCTGGTCGAGGAGGCCAGCCCGTCGTATTCGACGGTCGCCCGCGACACGACGTCCATCGCCGTCCTGGAGACGGACGTCGAAGTCCCCTGGGGCGAGGGCAGGTTGTGCTACGGCTCCGTCGAGGTCACCAACCAGGTGGTCTCCTTCCTCCGCAGACGTCTGATCACAGGTGAAGTACTCGGCGAGACGAAACTCGACCTCCCTCCTCGTACGCTCCGCACGCGCGCGGTGTGGTGGACGGTCACCGAGGACCAGCTCGACGAGGCCCGGATCAACCCGGAGATCCTCGGCGGCGCGCTGCACGCCGCCGAGCACGCCTCGATCGGCCTGCTGCCCCTCTTCGCGACCTGCGACCGCTGGGACATCGGCGGCGTGTCGATCCCCCTCCACCCCGACACGCTGCTCCCCACGGTCTTCGTCTACGACGGTCACCCGGGCGGCGCGGGCTTCGCGGAGCGCGCCTTCCACACCGCCCGCGCCTGGCTCACCGCCACCCGCCAGGCCATCGCCTCCTGCGAGTGCGACGCCGGCTGTCCGTCCTGCATCCAGTCCCCCAAGTGCGGCAACGGCAACGACCCACTGCACAAGAGGGGGGCGGTACGGCTGCTCACCGTGCTGTTGCGGGGGGCGCCGGAGGAGGGGGCGGAGGCGGAGCTTCCCGGACCGCCGGAGGAGGAGGAGGAGGAGGAGGAGGAGGAGGAGCTTCCCGGACCGCCGGAGGAGAGGGCCCAGCCTGGCCTCACGGGTGCGCCAGCCGACCGAACAGCGCCGAGAGCACCCTAG
- a CDS encoding TadE family type IV pilus minor pilin: MRRRERAGDQGFVTAESAMVLPVLVMFAMALVWGLLVVAAQIQCVDAARTGARAAARQDPAEAVVRVARDTAPRDAQVTVAREGDRVRVVVVAKPPALHGLPFEVREEAVAWAEETVGEGG; the protein is encoded by the coding sequence ATGCGAAGGCGTGAACGGGCGGGAGACCAGGGGTTCGTGACGGCTGAGTCGGCCATGGTGCTGCCCGTGCTGGTGATGTTCGCGATGGCGCTGGTGTGGGGGCTGCTCGTGGTCGCCGCGCAGATCCAGTGCGTGGACGCCGCCAGGACCGGGGCCCGCGCGGCGGCCCGCCAGGACCCCGCCGAGGCGGTCGTCCGGGTGGCCCGGGACACGGCACCGCGCGACGCGCAGGTGACGGTAGCCCGGGAGGGTGACCGGGTCCGCGTGGTGGTCGTGGCCAAGCCGCCCGCGTTGCACGGCCTGCCCTTCGAGGTGCGTGAGGAGGCCGTCGCATGGGCCGAGGAGACGGTGGGGGAAGGAGGATGA
- a CDS encoding DUF4244 domain-containing protein: MYKAVWARVRALVCRTTSGARSMRGDRGMVTSEYAMGIVAAVAFAVVLYKVVTSGAVSAELQAIVKRALDAKA; this comes from the coding sequence ATGTACAAGGCGGTATGGGCGCGGGTGCGTGCCCTGGTGTGCAGGACGACGAGCGGGGCGCGGTCGATGCGCGGGGACAGGGGGATGGTGACGTCCGAGTACGCGATGGGGATCGTCGCGGCGGTGGCGTTCGCGGTGGTGCTCTACAAGGTGGTGACGAGCGGGGCCGTCAGCGCGGAACTCCAGGCCATCGTGAAACGGGCGCTCGATGCGAAGGCGTGA
- a CDS encoding type II secretion system F family protein, with translation MSAEVVHRLGAVAGAALVITWLARWAAAVRHERRVRRRLGELLPAAQATPEGPRFEARDHVRRWLPVVGVGCAGWVLVGGVAGVVVGMVVATGLWRWRLRQAAGVGAEEADAREAARQLPLAADLLAACIAAGAGPVIAAQAVGEALGGPVGEGLARGAAEVRLGGEPGDAWRRLASTPGAGALARLLERADVTGLPAAGPAAALAADARADWGRTATARARRAAVLVTAPVGLCFLPAFIAVGVLPIVIGLAGGVLGGGGR, from the coding sequence ATGAGCGCGGAAGTTGTCCACAGGCTGGGGGCGGTTGCGGGGGCGGCACTGGTGATCACCTGGCTCGCCCGGTGGGCCGCGGCCGTGCGGCACGAGCGCAGGGTGCGGCGGCGGCTCGGAGAGTTGCTGCCCGCTGCGCAGGCCACTCCCGAGGGCCCGCGGTTCGAGGCTCGGGATCACGTGCGGCGCTGGCTGCCCGTGGTCGGCGTCGGGTGTGCCGGGTGGGTGCTGGTCGGCGGAGTCGCCGGTGTCGTGGTCGGGATGGTCGTCGCGACGGGCCTGTGGCGGTGGCGGCTACGGCAGGCGGCCGGCGTGGGTGCCGAGGAGGCCGACGCGCGCGAGGCGGCCCGGCAGCTGCCGCTCGCCGCCGACCTGCTGGCCGCCTGTATCGCGGCGGGCGCCGGTCCCGTGATCGCGGCACAGGCCGTGGGTGAGGCGCTGGGCGGTCCCGTGGGTGAAGGGCTCGCGCGCGGGGCGGCGGAGGTACGGCTCGGCGGCGAACCGGGCGACGCCTGGCGGAGGCTCGCCTCGACACCGGGCGCCGGGGCGCTGGCGCGGCTGCTGGAACGCGCCGATGTGACCGGGCTGCCCGCGGCCGGACCGGCTGCCGCGCTCGCGGCGGACGCCCGAGCCGACTGGGGGCGCACCGCGACGGCACGGGCCCGGCGGGCGGCCGTGCTGGTCACCGCGCCGGTGGGGCTGTGTTTCCTTCCCGCGTTCATCGCCGTCGGCGTGCTGCCGATCGTGATCGGACTCGCGGGTGGAGTGCTGGGAGGGGGTGGGCGATGA
- a CDS encoding type II secretion system F family protein, which translates to MGEMSVGSTGVAVGCLGAAVWLWSGRRSGARRAQVLLAGGGVVGVGPPPWRRLVGELRQLRGRLGFEWWAAVAGLVIAVLGASALPVLAGAAAVPLLRRVRLARMERRVRERRADEVIALCAMVAGEVRAGRQPGEALVRAVREFEGAGVGGAGSGAFGSGAPEFGGLGETQAAVLAAARFGGDVPGALAAAARRPGAEGLLGLAACWRVAVDQGAGLAAGLDRLEGALRADRDQRADLRAQLAGARSTAWMLAALPVLGLGLGAALGADPLHVLLHTGSGLGCLLVGGLLEGVGMWWATRIVRGAEAA; encoded by the coding sequence ATGGGGGAGATGTCGGTGGGGTCGACGGGTGTGGCCGTGGGGTGCCTCGGGGCGGCCGTGTGGCTGTGGAGCGGGCGACGTTCCGGGGCACGGCGGGCGCAGGTGCTGCTGGCGGGCGGCGGGGTGGTGGGCGTCGGGCCTCCGCCGTGGCGGCGACTGGTGGGGGAGCTGCGGCAGCTTCGTGGGCGACTCGGGTTCGAGTGGTGGGCGGCGGTCGCAGGGCTGGTGATCGCCGTACTGGGAGCCTCGGCGCTGCCGGTCCTCGCGGGGGCCGCCGCGGTGCCGTTGCTGCGGCGGGTGCGGCTGGCGCGGATGGAGCGCCGGGTGCGTGAGCGGCGGGCGGACGAGGTGATCGCGCTGTGCGCGATGGTCGCCGGGGAGGTGCGGGCGGGGCGGCAGCCGGGGGAGGCGCTGGTGCGGGCTGTGCGGGAGTTCGAGGGCGCGGGTGTCGGTGGGGCCGGATCGGGTGCGTTCGGTTCAGGAGCGCCGGAGTTCGGTGGTCTCGGGGAGACGCAGGCCGCTGTGTTGGCGGCGGCCCGGTTCGGCGGGGATGTTCCGGGGGCGCTCGCGGCGGCGGCCCGGCGGCCTGGGGCCGAGGGGCTGTTGGGGCTCGCCGCGTGCTGGCGGGTGGCCGTGGACCAGGGCGCGGGGCTCGCGGCCGGGCTCGATCGGCTCGAAGGTGCGCTGCGGGCCGATCGGGACCAACGAGCCGACCTGCGCGCCCAGTTGGCCGGAGCCCGGTCCACGGCGTGGATGCTCGCCGCGTTGCCGGTGCTCGGGCTGGGCCTCGGTGCCGCCCTCGGCGCCGATCCCCTGCACGTCCTACTGCACACCGGCTCCGGGCTGGGCTGCCTGCTGGTCGGGGGCCTGCTGGAGGGCGTCGGGATGTGGTGGGCGACGCGGATCGTGCGGGGAGCCGAGGCGGCATGA
- a CDS encoding TadA family conjugal transfer-associated ATPase codes for MAPGLLDGVRQWLAESGAEPTPARVAQALREQGRVLGDAEVLGAAERLRSELVGSGPLEPLLADPSVTDVLVSAPDRVWVDRGGGLELTAVSFPDAAAVRRLAQRLAAVAGRRLDDARPWVDARLPDGTRLHAVLPPVAVGCACLSLRVVRPRAFTLDELVAAGTVPPGGDRVLRALLEARLSFLISGGTGTGKTTLLSALLGLVGPGERIVLAEDSAELRPDHPHVVRLETRPANQEGAGLVTLEDLVRQALRMRPDRLVVGEVRGPEVVHLLAALNTGHEGGCGTVHANAAADVPARLEALGTAAGLDRAALHSQLAAALSVVLHLVRDRAGRRRIAEVRVLERDSSGLVRTVPALRWGAEAFAYEPGWERLRELLGAAMRGPSGEGG; via the coding sequence ATGGCTCCCGGGCTGCTGGACGGCGTACGGCAGTGGCTGGCCGAGAGCGGGGCCGAACCGACGCCCGCCCGCGTGGCGCAGGCACTGCGGGAGCAGGGACGGGTTCTCGGGGACGCCGAAGTGCTGGGCGCGGCCGAGCGGTTGCGCTCCGAGCTGGTCGGCAGCGGGCCCCTGGAGCCGTTGCTCGCCGACCCGTCGGTGACGGATGTCCTGGTGTCGGCGCCGGACCGGGTCTGGGTGGACCGGGGCGGCGGACTCGAACTGACCGCTGTCTCCTTCCCGGACGCGGCCGCCGTACGACGACTGGCGCAGAGGCTCGCCGCGGTGGCGGGGCGGCGCCTCGACGACGCGCGGCCCTGGGTGGACGCGCGGCTGCCGGACGGGACCCGGCTGCACGCGGTGCTTCCCCCGGTCGCCGTCGGCTGCGCCTGTCTGTCGCTGCGGGTCGTACGCCCGCGTGCGTTCACGCTGGACGAGCTGGTCGCGGCCGGCACGGTGCCGCCGGGCGGAGACCGGGTGCTGCGGGCACTGCTCGAGGCGCGGCTGTCCTTCCTCATCAGCGGCGGGACCGGCACCGGAAAGACGACGTTGCTGAGCGCGCTGCTGGGGCTGGTCGGGCCGGGCGAGCGGATCGTGCTCGCGGAGGACTCGGCGGAGCTCAGGCCGGACCATCCGCACGTCGTACGGCTGGAGACGAGACCCGCCAACCAGGAGGGCGCAGGACTCGTCACGCTCGAGGACCTGGTGCGACAGGCGCTGCGGATGCGGCCCGACCGGCTGGTCGTGGGTGAGGTGCGCGGGCCCGAAGTCGTGCATCTGCTGGCCGCGTTGAACACGGGCCATGAGGGCGGCTGCGGGACCGTGCACGCCAACGCGGCGGCTGACGTACCGGCTCGCCTCGAGGCGCTGGGCACGGCGGCAGGGCTCGACAGGGCTGCTCTGCACAGCCAGTTGGCGGCCGCGCTGTCGGTCGTACTGCATCTCGTGCGGGACCGGGCCGGGCGGCGCCGGATCGCCGAGGTGCGGGTGCTGGAGCGGGACTCCTCGGGGCTGGTGCGGACGGTGCCGGCGCTGCGCTGGGGAGCGGAGGCGTTCGCGTACGAGCCGGGGTGGGAGCGGCTGCGAGAGCTGCTCGGGGCCGCGATGCGGGGGCCGTCGGGGGAGGGCGGGTGA
- the ssd gene encoding septum site-determining protein Ssd, which translates to METVTAAVTHEGQPAAGGRPGRPLIVTEDEDLLDDLLRLCAAAGAKAEVHHGVPEPRGSWEAAPLVLVGDDAARRVRGAARRRGVVLVGRDQDDSGVWKRAVEIGADHVLMLPDGEQWLVDRIADVTEGVGRPALTVGVIGGRGGAGASTLACALAVTSAREGLRTLLVDADPLGGGLDVLLGGESTEGLRWPAFAASRGRVGGGALEESLPRLHSLRVLSWDRGDRIAVPPQAVRAVLAAARRRGGTVVVDLPRRLDDGVAEVLSQLDLGILVVPAELRAVAAAGRVASAVGMVLRDLRVAVRGPYAPGLDDREVARLLGLPLVGEVPVESALQRPRGSDSPPGAAVRGPLARFCKEFWERALAEAGAA; encoded by the coding sequence ATGGAAACCGTGACCGCAGCCGTCACACACGAGGGACAGCCCGCCGCCGGAGGGCGACCGGGCCGTCCGTTGATCGTCACGGAGGACGAGGACCTGCTCGACGACCTGCTGCGACTGTGCGCGGCGGCCGGGGCCAAGGCCGAGGTGCATCACGGAGTGCCGGAGCCCAGAGGAAGCTGGGAGGCCGCCCCCCTCGTCCTGGTCGGCGACGACGCCGCACGGCGCGTGCGCGGGGCCGCACGCCGGCGCGGAGTGGTGCTCGTGGGCCGGGACCAGGACGACTCCGGGGTGTGGAAGCGGGCCGTCGAGATCGGCGCCGATCACGTCCTGATGCTGCCCGACGGCGAGCAGTGGCTGGTCGACCGCATCGCCGACGTCACCGAAGGTGTCGGTCGGCCGGCCCTCACCGTCGGCGTCATCGGCGGCCGCGGCGGGGCCGGAGCCTCCACGCTCGCGTGTGCCCTCGCCGTCACCTCCGCGCGGGAGGGACTGCGCACCCTCCTGGTGGACGCCGATCCGCTGGGCGGCGGACTCGACGTGCTCCTCGGCGGCGAGAGCACCGAGGGGCTGCGCTGGCCCGCGTTCGCCGCCTCACGCGGGCGGGTCGGTGGCGGTGCCCTGGAGGAGTCGCTGCCGCGGCTGCACTCGCTGCGGGTGCTCAGCTGGGACCGCGGCGACCGCATCGCCGTTCCGCCCCAGGCCGTGCGGGCGGTGCTCGCCGCGGCCCGGCGCCGGGGCGGCACCGTCGTGGTCGACCTGCCCCGCCGCCTCGACGACGGCGTCGCCGAGGTCCTCTCCCAGCTGGACCTCGGGATCCTCGTGGTCCCCGCGGAACTGCGCGCCGTCGCCGCGGCCGGCCGCGTGGCCTCCGCCGTCGGCATGGTCCTGCGCGACCTGCGGGTGGCGGTACGAGGCCCCTACGCACCTGGACTCGACGACCGGGAGGTGGCCCGCCTGCTGGGACTTCCCCTGGTGGGCGAGGTGCCGGTCGAGTCGGCGCTCCAGCGGCCGCGGGGCAGCGACTCGCCTCCGGGGGCGGCCGTAAGAGGGCCGCTCGCGCGCTTCTGCAAGGAGTTCTGGGAGCGGGCGTTGGCGGAGGCGGGAGCGGCATGA